Proteins co-encoded in one Candida albicans SC5314 chromosome 3, complete sequence genomic window:
- the ERG6 gene encoding sterol 24-C-methyltransferase (Delta(24)-sterol C-methyltransferase, converts zymosterol to fecosterol, ergosterol biosynthesis; mutation confers nystatin resistance; Hap43, GlcNAc-, fluconazole-induced; upregulated in azole-resistant strain; Spider biofilm repressed), with protein sequence MSPVQLAEKNYERDEQFTKALHGESYKKTGLSALIAKSKDAASVAAEGYFKHWDGGISKDDEEKRLNDYSQLTHHYYNLVTDFYEYGWGSSFHFSRYYKGEAFRQATARHEHFLAHKMNLNENMKVLDVGCGVGGPGREITRFTDCEIVGLNNNDYQIERANHYAKKYHLDHKLSYVKGDFMQMDFEPESFDAVYAIEATVHAPVLEGVYSEIYKVLKPGGVFGVYEWVMTDKYDETNEEHRKIAYGIEVGDGIPKMYSRKVAEQALKNVGFEIEYQKDLADVDDEIPWYYPLSGDLKFCQTFGDYLTVFRTSRIGRFITTESVGLMEKIGLAPKGSKQVTHALEDAAVNLVEGGRQKLFTPMMLYVVRKPLEKKD encoded by the coding sequence ATGTCTCCAGTTCAATTagcagaaaaaaattacgaAAGAGATGAACAATTCACTAAAGCTTTACATGGTGAATCTTATAAAAAAACTGGGTTATCAGCTTTAATAGCTAAATCTAAAGATGCTGCTTCTGTTGCTGCTGAGGGTTATTTCAAACATTGGGATGGTGGTATTTctaaagatgatgaagagaAAAGATTGAATGATTATTCCCAATTGActcatcattattataatttagtCACTGACTTTTATGAATATGGTTGGGGTTCTTCATTCCATTTTTCAAGATATTATAAAGGTGAAGCTTTTAGACAAGCTACTGCTAGACATGAACATTTCTTGGCCCATAAAATGAATCTTAATGAAAACATGAAAGTTTTAGATGTTGGTTGTGGTGTAGGTGGTCCTGGTAGAGAAATCACAAGATTTACTGATTGTGAAATTGTTggattaaataataatgattatcaaattgaaagagCTAATCATTATGCTAAAAAATACCATTTAGATCATAAATTATCTTATGTTAAAGGTGATTTTATGCAAATGGATTTTGAACCAGAATCATTCGATGCTGTTTATGCCATTGAAGCTACCGTTCATGCTCCAGTTTTAGAAGGAGTTTATTCAGAAATTTATAAAGTTTTGAAACCAGGTGGTGTTTTCGGTGTTTATGAATGGGTCATGACTGATAAATACGATGAAACTAATGAAGAACATCGTAAAATTGCTTATGGTATTGAAGTCGGTGATGGTATTCCAAAAATGTATTCTCGTAAAGTTGCTGAACAAGCTTTGAAAAATGttggatttgaaattgaatatcaaaaagatttggctgatgttgatgatgaaattcCTTGGTATTATCCATTAAGTggtgatttgaaattttgtcAAACTTTTGGTGATTATTTGACTGTTTTCAGAACTTCAAGAATTGGTAGATTCATTACTACTGAATCAGTTGGTTTAAtggaaaaaattggtttagCTCCAAAAGGTTCTAAACAAGTTACTCATGCTTTAGAAGATGCTGCTGTTAATTTAGTTGAAGGTGGTAGACAAAAATTGTTTACTCCAATGATGTTGTACGTTGTTAGAAAACCattagaaaagaaagattaa